The Streptomyces sp. NBC_00440 genome contains a region encoding:
- a CDS encoding PIN domain-containing protein, with protein sequence MIILDSNILKGTSLRGPEAELIRAIRVTRAERVAAPWIVLEELAAQQALIYQKKYDAALVAMEALRKATPWAAVQAPKKAVSEHVRAHWRKQYAAIVDTLPTSPDTYEQAMFREANLLAPCKTVNSGKNKTGSRDAAIWLTAVEYARRNPTEIVYFVSNNTEDFGDGSSFESPMDDDLEGIEDRFVLFTSLSDVLTKFATQTKADEEELTGLLQTHLNNHRAVQRAAMRQRGFTATIESPPSVFEDVPCRRWERQLRIKFVSVEEIRAYEISGHRWYTATARWLVSGVLSTSTSFHWGHCSWETRVLISPTAPSKGLTVTVPRKLLPPTAEDLFHIAPYPFLPGILESTLSSEEQYFRRALGTGPLEEDGYRRPYPGDILRQETIRKVSERYRAEQTDDMLPMDE encoded by the coding sequence TTGATCATCCTCGACTCCAACATACTCAAGGGGACCTCACTGCGAGGCCCTGAGGCCGAGCTGATCCGGGCGATCCGCGTAACCAGGGCGGAGCGCGTCGCTGCGCCATGGATCGTCCTGGAAGAACTGGCGGCGCAACAAGCGCTGATCTACCAGAAGAAGTACGACGCGGCGCTGGTCGCCATGGAGGCTCTCAGGAAGGCGACTCCATGGGCTGCTGTCCAAGCTCCGAAGAAGGCTGTTTCGGAGCACGTTCGTGCGCACTGGCGCAAGCAGTACGCCGCCATCGTGGACACCTTGCCAACCAGCCCGGATACGTACGAGCAGGCCATGTTCCGTGAGGCTAACCTCCTCGCGCCGTGCAAGACGGTGAACAGCGGGAAGAACAAGACCGGATCACGGGACGCAGCAATCTGGCTCACCGCAGTGGAGTACGCGCGTAGAAATCCGACCGAGATCGTCTACTTCGTCAGCAACAACACCGAGGATTTCGGCGACGGTTCTTCCTTCGAGTCTCCAATGGATGACGATCTAGAGGGCATTGAGGACAGGTTCGTTCTGTTCACATCACTCAGCGACGTGTTGACGAAGTTCGCGACCCAAACCAAGGCGGATGAAGAAGAGCTGACGGGCCTTCTTCAAACACACCTGAATAACCATCGCGCTGTCCAGCGCGCCGCCATGCGGCAACGCGGTTTCACCGCCACGATCGAGAGCCCGCCCAGCGTCTTCGAAGACGTCCCTTGCAGGCGGTGGGAGCGTCAACTACGGATCAAATTCGTCTCCGTTGAGGAAATACGCGCGTATGAGATATCAGGGCACCGGTGGTACACGGCGACTGCAAGGTGGCTTGTCTCCGGCGTTCTCAGTACCAGCACAAGCTTTCATTGGGGCCACTGCTCATGGGAGACGCGCGTCCTCATTAGCCCAACCGCCCCGAGCAAGGGACTGACCGTGACCGTGCCCCGGAAGCTACTCCCGCCCACGGCGGAGGACCTTTTCCACATCGCGCCTTACCCCTTTTTGCCCGGCATTCTGGAATCGACGCTTAGCTCCGAGGAGCAGTACTTCCGTCGCGCTTTGGGCACAGGACCACTTGAGGAGGACGGATACCGCCGCCCCTACCCGGGCGACATCCTCCGCCAAGAAACGATAAGGAAGGTCTCAGAACGCTATCGCGCCGAACAGACCGATGACATGCTCCCAATGGACGAATGA
- a CDS encoding DUF6415 family natural product biosynthesis protein, with product MHGALIRLPPARTSGSSSVLVPRRLSCECRAHSPQVQLGPCDKGFATLHSVVVRLHASLVVDDALDDDLEAVLRPDAEPLNPEDVARMTPVLGRVLDQLVNIAHQKSGGPPTAELLEVSERADPLQARRVPESAEQALAHLRRLAIALVDLLGLTILDDGRPPLRRHPSSASQPDRSQQLARHRALPHRDGQVAVPSALHAGERRQRTAPQAWHRHGAEDQPGQTWQERWLASGIDQTGSAWRPAIRHGLHERGLKAAWRMPVVGRALTTVISADLLRPSVDWLAAGPAAKGFWCQLRLFCPFCWWCEFLHFVYWGSGFLDFPAGGRISSISDLHQMVMYVKGLGRP from the coding sequence ATGCATGGGGCGCTGATCCGACTGCCGCCGGCAAGGACGTCTGGGTCGAGTTCCGTCCTCGTCCCGAGGAGGCTGTCGTGTGAATGCCGCGCTCACTCACCCCAGGTCCAACTCGGGCCATGTGACAAGGGCTTTGCCACCCTGCACAGCGTCGTTGTCCGGCTCCACGCATCCCTTGTCGTGGATGACGCTCTCGATGACGACCTGGAGGCGGTCCTCCGCCCCGACGCGGAGCCGCTGAATCCCGAGGACGTCGCTCGGATGACGCCCGTCCTGGGCCGGGTCCTCGATCAGCTCGTAAACATCGCGCATCAGAAGTCCGGCGGGCCGCCGACCGCCGAGCTGTTGGAAGTGAGCGAACGTGCCGACCCCCTTCAGGCACGACGTGTTCCCGAGAGCGCCGAACAGGCTCTTGCACACCTGCGACGCCTGGCCATTGCTCTCGTGGACTTGCTCGGACTGACGATTCTCGATGACGGTCGCCCCCCACTTCGGCGCCACCCCAGCAGCGCCTCCCAGCCGGACCGTTCCCAGCAGTTGGCCAGGCACCGAGCGCTCCCGCACCGAGACGGCCAAGTTGCTGTCCCGTCCGCCCTTCACGCTGGAGAACGCCGGCAGCGAACTGCACCACAAGCATGGCATCGTCATGGTGCGGAAGACCAGCCCGGACAGACCTGGCAGGAACGGTGGCTAGCCAGCGGCATTGACCAAACTGGCTCCGCCTGGCGGCCGGCGATCAGGCACGGGCTGCACGAGCGCGGTCTCAAAGCAGCTTGGCGCATGCCGGTGGTGGGCCGGGCTCTGACGACAGTGATCAGTGCTGATCTACTGCGGCCATCGGTGGACTGGCTGGCCGCCGGGCCAGCCGCCAAGGGGTTCTGGTGTCAGTTGCGTTTATTTTGCCCGTTTTGCTGGTGGTGTGAGTTCTTACATTTTGTTTATTGGGGGTCTGGATTCCTTGATTTCCCGGCCGGTGGCCGCATATCGTCCATCAGTGATCTTCATCAGATGGTCATGTATGTGAAGGGTCTGGGGAGGCCCTGA
- a CDS encoding restriction endonuclease, translated as MRNLLDQALASAGPDDLLATFTQAAEAELTTRIGRQLHAHREVAERELREARRRAGHRASAHDASHVHALCAEAAESLVTALTSEEEEARQAADECDVVLAEIHRDLDASRSCSLVESVLPLSRHLSAARERLDDLLALDRDVLHELALQEASRRQAKTADGITLSRLDRLLHDDLGEWIEELTDGSMEPVVHRGIRSTPVLTRLPDGKTLVIQPEQVSVPHSFFNLFPAPTVGLPRVQQLSRTAGDRFPGALITVASNGRFSRPARRYAREQRILLIDRDDLRRWMEWGTPLSEILGSGKPPEASSGRALRQGPPTALRILEPDRDGLLAAFTWTTEMELVQDAAEQIQLHHDMIDRELAHARRRELYRPEFDEPWWTPMDAPCRLAAGHLRKILADELENVRTACAAAEEISDALRRWYGRTYGNATAAAP; from the coding sequence ATGCGAAATCTGCTCGACCAAGCCCTGGCGTCGGCCGGACCAGACGACCTGCTCGCGACCTTCACGCAGGCCGCCGAAGCCGAGCTCACGACGCGGATCGGGCGGCAGTTGCACGCACACCGTGAGGTGGCCGAACGCGAGCTGAGGGAGGCACGCCGACGAGCAGGCCATCGAGCCTCGGCCCATGACGCCTCACACGTCCACGCCCTCTGCGCCGAAGCAGCCGAATCACTGGTCACCGCTTTGACGTCGGAAGAGGAAGAGGCCCGGCAGGCGGCCGACGAGTGTGACGTCGTGCTGGCCGAGATACACAGAGATCTCGACGCATCACGGTCGTGTTCGCTCGTGGAATCGGTCTTGCCCTTGTCTCGGCATCTCAGCGCCGCCAGGGAGCGGCTCGACGACCTACTGGCCCTCGACCGCGACGTGCTGCACGAGCTCGCACTTCAGGAAGCCAGTCGGCGACAGGCGAAGACGGCGGACGGCATCACCTTGTCGCGGCTGGACCGTCTCCTGCACGACGACTTGGGCGAATGGATCGAAGAGCTTACCGACGGGTCCATGGAGCCGGTGGTGCATAGGGGCATCAGGAGCACGCCCGTCCTGACGCGCCTGCCGGACGGCAAAACCCTGGTCATCCAGCCCGAACAGGTATCCGTCCCTCACTCCTTCTTCAACCTCTTCCCTGCGCCCACCGTCGGGCTGCCTCGCGTCCAGCAGCTCAGCCGTACGGCGGGCGACCGTTTCCCTGGTGCGCTCATCACCGTCGCCTCGAACGGACGGTTCTCACGCCCCGCACGCCGCTATGCCCGGGAACAGCGGATCCTCCTCATCGACAGGGACGATCTACGTCGATGGATGGAGTGGGGTACCCCCCTATCCGAGATACTCGGCTCCGGCAAGCCTCCCGAGGCGTCGTCCGGCCGGGCCCTCCGGCAGGGCCCGCCCACCGCGCTGCGCATCCTGGAACCCGATAGGGACGGCCTTCTCGCCGCGTTCACCTGGACCACCGAAATGGAACTGGTCCAAGACGCCGCGGAACAAATCCAACTACACCACGACATGATCGACCGGGAGCTCGCCCACGCGAGACGGCGGGAGCTGTACCGACCGGAATTCGATGAACCGTGGTGGACGCCTATGGACGCCCCTTGCCGACTTGCTGCCGGCCACTTAAGAAAGATCCTCGCAGACGAACTGGAGAACGTGCGAACGGCGTGCGCCGCGGCCGAGGAAATCTCGGACGCGCTACGCCGCTGGTACGGACGGACCTACGGGAACGCTACCGCTGCAGCGCCTTGA
- a CDS encoding restriction endonuclease produces the protein MNSPSELDEAARLVDGIQGRAPRIFEALARDREFLHDLAMREARGLRFTTSPGSVSLAAIQSMSPRGFEEMVATLLQRDGFNVLQRHGGAGDRGADIIAVAPTGEKLVAQCKLITTARRVEVGVLYALNGTARPVHGADLVVAVTSSEFTKPALKFARQHDIAPFGKQELAHWATWGESLQEILGLGKANSLDNAPHSP, from the coding sequence TTGAACAGTCCGTCCGAACTCGACGAGGCGGCACGCCTCGTCGACGGGATACAAGGCCGTGCCCCGCGCATCTTCGAAGCACTGGCCCGGGACCGCGAATTCCTGCACGACCTGGCCATGCGAGAAGCACGGGGCCTGAGATTCACCACCTCCCCGGGCAGCGTCTCGCTGGCAGCCATCCAATCCATGTCACCGCGCGGGTTCGAGGAGATGGTCGCTACCCTGCTCCAACGCGACGGATTCAACGTCCTGCAAAGACACGGCGGAGCAGGCGACCGCGGCGCAGACATCATAGCGGTCGCACCCACCGGCGAGAAGCTGGTCGCGCAGTGCAAGCTCATCACGACCGCTCGGCGCGTCGAAGTGGGCGTCCTGTACGCGTTGAACGGCACTGCACGTCCGGTACACGGCGCGGACCTCGTCGTGGCCGTCACCAGTAGCGAGTTCACCAAACCCGCATTGAAGTTCGCTCGGCAACACGACATCGCCCCGTTCGGCAAGCAGGAACTGGCGCACTGGGCCACATGGGGTGAATCCCTGCAGGAGATCCTCGGCCTGGGCAAGGCGAACAGCCTGGACAACGCTCCACATTCACCGTGA